The nucleotide window TATTCCAAAAATTGAACTTCCTGCATTTTATTCAGAAGTTAGCGAAATGAAATTGGTTAGTGGAAATACTTTTTCAGACAATCTTTGGACATTAGAAAATAAAGGAAAAGCATATCTTTTTTATGCAAAAAAAGCACAAGATATTTCGATAGACTTAACTAATTCTAAAGGGAATTTCGAAGTCTATGCGATTAATGCGGAAAAAGGAAGTGTAGCCAAAATATCTAGCATTGGAGGAGGACAAAAAGTTACAATTCCGGCTTCAGATGTTAAGGAAAAAGTACTTTTTGTAACGAAAAAAAATTAGCCTCAGACAAGACAGATTAGACGGATTTTAAAAAATAAAAGTTAAACTAAGATAGTCACCGAAATCTGTTCGATCTGTCGAGTCAATGGCCATTAAATAATTAAAACAAACTAAAATGAATCTGAAAATTAAATATGTATACGCCTTTTGTATTTCCTTTTTGTTTGCGACACAAAGCGGATTTTCGCAGTCTGCAAAAACAAACGGAGCTTTACCTAAACTCAAAATCTCCAAAAATCATCACTATTTTGTTACCGAAGACGGAAAACCTTTTTTCTGGTTGGGTGATACAGGTTGGTTGACTTTTGGAAAATTGGACAGGGAAGGTGTAAATAAATATTTTCAGGATCGAAAAGCAAAAGGGTTCAACGTGGTTCAAATTATGGTTTTGCATAATATCAATGCGGTGAATGTTTATGGCGACAAAGCTTTAGTAAATGAGGATGTTTCAAAACCGATAACAACTCCCGGTAGTAATTTCAATAACAAGGAAGAATACGATTATTGGGACCACGTAGATTATGTTTTGGATGTGGCACAGAAAAACGGAATTTATGTTGGGATGGTTCCGGTTTGGGGAACAAACGTTTCCAAAGGGGATAAAGTAAGCAAAGAACAAGCAACTAAATATGCGAAGTTTTTGGCTGACCGATACAAAAACAGAACCAATATTATCTGGATGAATGGTGGCGACACCCACGGAAACGAATTTATGGACATCTGGAATGCCATTGGAAACACATTAAAAACCAATAACCCTGACCAATTGGTGACTTTCCACCCTTTCGGAAGAACCGATTCTTCTGACGATTATCACAATGCATCTTGGTTAGATTTCAATATGTTCCAATCAGGTCACAGAAGATACGATCAGGATTCATCGAAAACCGCTTTCAAAGAAGACAATTACAAATTTGTTCACAGAGATTGGGATTTAAAACCAACCAAACCAACTCTTGACGGAGAACCATCTTACGAAGGAATTCCACACGGATTGCACGATACTTTGCAACCATTATGGAAAGCTAGTGATGTGAGACGTTATGGCTATTGGTCTGTTCTTGCTGGTGGTGCAGGTTATACTTACGGACATAATGCAGTGATGCAAATGTTTAGAAAAGGCGATAAACCCGCTTATGGAAACAAAGTGTTTTGGTACGATGCCATCAATGCACCTGGTGCGGGGCAAATGGTTTACATCAAAAAATTAATGTTGAGTTTTCCTTATTTGGAAAGAGTTCCGGATCAATCTTTAATTGCTAATCAAGGTGAAAAATACGATTATTTGGTAGCGACAAGAGGAAAAAATTACGCTTTGATTTATACTTATAATGGCAGAAAAATTGCCGTTAATATGGGGAAAATTGCAGGAGATAAAGTAACGGCAACTTGGTACAATCCAAGCAACGGACAAAAAACAAAGATTGGAATTTTTGATAATAAAGGGACCAAAGAATTTCAGCCTTCCGGCAAAAAAGAAGACGGAAACGACTGGGTATTGATTCTAACGTCAAACAAATAATACTATTCTTGGAGACCTAACAGGTTTTTAAAACCTTTTAGGTCTAATAAGAATAATAAAATGAGAAAAAATCTGCGAAAATCTGCGGAATCTGCGGAATCTGCGTGCAAAAATAAATACTATGAAAATCAAAAATATATTAATCATTCTCTGCTTCATCACCGGATTGAATACCGCTTTCGCAAATGACGGCTGGTACAATATCCTAAATGAAGGAGGAAATAACAAAGGAATAAAATGCACTGAAGCCATTCAGAAAACAATCGAAAAGGCTGCAGCAAACGGCG belongs to Flavobacterium aquiphilum and includes:
- a CDS encoding glycoside hydrolase family 140 protein — translated: MNLKIKYVYAFCISFLFATQSGFSQSAKTNGALPKLKISKNHHYFVTEDGKPFFWLGDTGWLTFGKLDREGVNKYFQDRKAKGFNVVQIMVLHNINAVNVYGDKALVNEDVSKPITTPGSNFNNKEEYDYWDHVDYVLDVAQKNGIYVGMVPVWGTNVSKGDKVSKEQATKYAKFLADRYKNRTNIIWMNGGDTHGNEFMDIWNAIGNTLKTNNPDQLVTFHPFGRTDSSDDYHNASWLDFNMFQSGHRRYDQDSSKTAFKEDNYKFVHRDWDLKPTKPTLDGEPSYEGIPHGLHDTLQPLWKASDVRRYGYWSVLAGGAGYTYGHNAVMQMFRKGDKPAYGNKVFWYDAINAPGAGQMVYIKKLMLSFPYLERVPDQSLIANQGEKYDYLVATRGKNYALIYTYNGRKIAVNMGKIAGDKVTATWYNPSNGQKTKIGIFDNKGTKEFQPSGKKEDGNDWVLILTSNK